A window from Podospora bellae-mahoneyi strain CBS 112042 chromosome 1 map unlocalized CBS112042p_1, whole genome shotgun sequence encodes these proteins:
- a CDS encoding uncharacterized protein (EggNog:ENOG503P1J5) produces the protein MDRDKDKPDHRFAQTTRAIAPLTITSASKRRSLFSRPNLNDDGTRPASADAPAESRVGSPNNTRIPRLAQHRGKFTMEDAYRLATEEEEAAARGSPSPAPRTWRSRRESSEKNTSKLPGVGALGTQHRRTMTSKSTDAVGGDRVGLSMGLGGRSLRSNISDSSFDEKIRQHALAQGDPEAPISHSNSASSKAGLGTRILETGRGLVRRSSRGSPEGHASPRNPKTTTAGNRFSGLLSRKKRELSSSTQTPDLADWIRFSDGSAGDLARPASNPLLRPTSAPPDQESPERSFAWEAENDFTAGDLQVSESPAVSLGRSNTKIDEIRALEAEHSDKDPESNPNSWKNLRIDEIRNREVETASKPPELTAAPREVMEQTASQDRDLTTRSRSESNTSTKMDEIRSREIERVSRRAITTAQLGKIRERNAELTSRSPSPDMGRKPSAEPLRSFSPPDEQSWRRGSDVANSASQVREPSARQNSVSAALNSYDEDGPVIDDHDRQQRLSENAEIRRRGSRGRDESRDVLRRLSAAAITNQLTDLPASGISEGVSGRERPRQSSGSLRQRMFAGAKGDGKPTVGFVGLRRNDSMESNLTKRSSFILSESDPTERIEGEMNLFAPHENQSERGSLRALSPEPEEVTPDKTPKPSKPDPLMMPTPRVTGAFVETPATVKVEKREEDDIKPQPDKHDELPAERGRRGESVPTQPKQTQSSRGDRMSRRSSSISVRRRARSLSRGRPLINSGKPPTVRDDILEIQRANQIDDSTLDDIADLMLKQDAKGHDSEAIEIKTNDGGDDEKDTGDQDAQRLRRMSRSLQNGIMNIRTAKQGIQRLEDQVAHGNLKSAADDASETEHTHSKHDVDALCPICQGNEPTATTTLTYVHLPLPRLWHHQPRFKLTFLGLCVFLLSLWYIAESCMCHLYCKPPYCGPGEPCNWDIEYPSWGFTIPSKLDEWVTGGQGKHLVQEWTPEVTEWMIGLWDTAMSTDPESTVATRWSHSANRRRRRRVLRQGGLNH, from the coding sequence ATGGACCGCGACAAGGACAAACCCGACCACCGGTTTGCGCAGACGACACGTGCGATCGCCCCGCTCACGATTACAAGCGCTTCCAAGCGGAGGAGTCTATTCTCTCGTCCAAACCTCAATGATGATGGAACCCGACCTGCCAGTGCCGACGCGCCCGCTGAGAGCCGAGTTGGCTCGCCGAACAACACAAGAATTCCTCGCCTTGCCCAACATCGAGGCAAATTTACGATGGAAGATGCCTACCGCTTGGCcacagaagaggaagaggccgcAGCCCGAGGATCCCCAAGTCCCGCGCCACGAACATGGCGCTCACGTCGGGAATCCAGCGAGAAGAACACTTCAAAGCTGCCTGGTGTCGGAGCTCTCGGGACCCAACATCGCAGGACGATGACAAGCAAATCCACGGATGCGGTGGGTGGGGATAGGGTCGGTTTGTCAATGGGCCTTGGTGGCCGGTCGCTCCGAAGCAACATTTCCGACAGCAGCTTTGACGAAAAGATTCGCCAGCACGCCCTTGCGCAAGGAGACCCCGAAGCACCGATCTCACACAGTAACAGCGCTTCGTCTAAAGCTGGTTTGGGAACCAGAATACTAGAGACTGGGAGAGGATTGGTACGGAGGAGTAGTCGTGGCAGTCCCGAGGGCCATGCTTCACCTCGCAACCCCAAGACTACAACAGCCGGCAATAGGTTTTCTGGCTTGTTATCGAGGAAGAAGCGAGAATTGAGCAGCTCAACACAGACGCCTGATCTGGCGGATTGGATCCGGTTTAGTGATGGCTCTGCTGGAGATTTGGCTCGGCCAGCGTCCAACCCGCTGTTGCGCCCCACCTCTGCGCCACCGGACCAAGAGTCTCCTGAAAGGAGTTTCGCATGGGAAGCAGAGAACGACTTCACAGCTGGCGACCTGCAGGTCTCTGAAAGCCCTGCAGTCAGTCTCGGTCGAAGTAACACCAAGATCGATGAAATACGAGCACTCGAAGCTGAACACAGTGATAAGGATCCCGAGAGCAACCCCAACTCTTGGAAGAATCTCCGGATCGACGAGATCAGAAATCGCGAAGTTGAAACTGCGTCCAAGCCGCCGGAACTCACCGCTGCGCCGCGCGAGGTTATGGAGCAGACTGCATCGCAGGATCGAGACCTCACAACCCGAAGCCGATCCGAAAGCAACACAAGTACTAAGATGGATGAAATTAGATCGCGGGAGATTGAAAGAGTGTCTAGGAgagccatcaccaccgctcaGCTGGGGAAAATCCGGGAGAGAAACGCCGAGCTAACGTCGCGCTCGCCATCGCCCGATATGGGGCGGAAACCCAGCGCGGAGCCTCTGCGTTCTTTTTCCCCGCCGGACGAACAgagttggagaaggggatCCGATGTGGCCAACTCTGCTTCACAAGTACGAGAGCCAAGCGCTCGCCAGAACTCGGTCTCTGCAGCTCTAAACAGTTACGATGAAGATGGTCCAGTTATCGATGACCATGATAGACAACAGAGACTTAGTGAAAATGCAGAGATCCGACGCCGTGGCTCACGAGGCAGAGATGAGTCGCGAGATGTCTTGCGCAGACTGTCAGCCGCGGCGATCACAAATCAGCTCACTGACCTGCCAGCGTCTGGCATTTCTGAGGGTGTGTCTGGGCGTGAAAGACCTCGGCAATCCAGCGGAAGTCTTCGACAAAGGATGTTTGCCGGTGCTAAGGGTGACGGCAAACCCACTGTCGGTTTTGTTGGACTTCGGAGGAATGATTCGATGGAATCCAACCTGACAAAGCGGTCAAGCTTTATCCTCTCAGAGTCTGACCCTACAGAGCGTATAGAAGGTGAGATGAATCTATTTGCGCCACATGAAAACCAGTCTGAACGCGGGTCTCTTCGGGCATTATCTCCGGAGCCAGAAGAAGTCACGCCAGACAAAAcacccaaaccctccaagcCTGATCCTCTCATGATGCCCACTCCTCGGGTAACAGGTGCTTTTGTCGAAACACCCGCGACGGTCAAGGttgagaaaagagaggaggatgacatCAAACCGCAGCCAGACAAACACGATGAACTTCCTGCGGAGCGAGGCAGAAGGGGTGAAAGCGTACCGACACAGCCCAAACAAACTCAGTCATCCCGTGGTGACAGGATGTCGAGGCGTTCCTCTTCGATCTCTGTCCGACGTCGTGCAAGGTCGCTGTCGAGAGGTCGACCCTTGATCAATTCTGGCAAACCCCCAACTGTCCGAGATGACATACTAGAAATACAGCGAGCCAACCAGATCGACGATTCCACTTTGGATGATATCGCCGACCTCATGTTGAAACAAGACGCCAAAGGCCACGACTCCGAGGCTATTGAGATCAAGACCAacgatggcggcgatgatgaaAAGGACACAGGCGATCAGGATGCTCAAAGATTGAGACGAATGAGCAGGAGTCTGCAGAACGGGATCATGAATATTCGCACCGCGAAGCAGGGAATTCAGAGACTGGAGGATCAAGTTGCGCATGGCAATCTCAAGAGTGCGGCCGACGATGCTAGCGAAACcgaacacacacacagcaaACATGACGTTGATGCCCTGTGTCCCATCTGTCAAGGAAACGAACCAACCGCGACAACGACCCTCACTTACGTTCACTTGCCTCTACCTCGACTGTGGCATCACCAGCCGCGTTTCAAGCTTACATTTCTCGGCCTTTGcgtctttcttctttctctttggtACATTGCTGAGTCCTGTATGTGCCACTTATACTGCAAGCCTCCGTACTGCGGCCCAGGTGAGCCTTGTAACTGGGATATTGAATATCCTTCTTGGGGCTTCACGATTCCGTCAAAGTTGGACGAGTGGGTCACGGGGGGACAAGGCAAGCACCTTGTGCAGGAGTGGACTCCCGAGGTCACAGAGTGGATGATTGGCTTGTGGGACACGGCTATGAGTACTGACCCTGAGTCGACCGTCGCAACCCGCTGGAGCCATAGCGCGAACCGCAGACGTAGAAGACGGGTGCTCAGGCAAGGAGGCTTAAATCACTAA
- a CDS encoding uncharacterized protein (EggNog:ENOG503PTEC), with the protein MDTNCHADLRNYQDSFLDPLEDGCGERNQDLPASKLDAAKLLAKGFISELPTTTTIISTSPSKVTSKTLTVELRPSSSVQEGDIPDPTTTSTVDRNNQPDSTSTSNTIAASSAQTSIPSPDPSPEPIPPPLTDTSPFTNNNFVSSGSQARPPFRMLELSLAAAAVWIG; encoded by the coding sequence ATGGACACCAACTGCCATGCCGATCTCCGCAACTATCAAGACAGCTTCCTCGACCCTTTGGAGGACGGCTGTGGCGAGAGAAATCAAGATCTGCCGGCTTCGAAGCTCGACGCTGCCAAACTCCTAGCAAAGGGTTTCATATCTGAACTCCCCACCACGACAACCATCATTAGCACCTCACCTAGCAAGGTCACCTCAAAGACTTTGACTGTGGAGTTgaggccatcatcttccgtTCAGGAAGGGGACATCCCCGACCCAacgacaacctcaacagtAGACCGGAACAATCAACCGGACAGCACATCAACAAGCAATACTATCGCCGCCTCCTCAGCGCAAACATCCATACCATCACCCGATCCCAGTCCAGAACCAATCCCGCCCCCTCTTACCGATACTAGCCCCTTTACCAATAACAACTTCGTGTCGAGTGGATCACAGGCTCGCCCACCCTTCAGAATGCTAGAACTCTCCCTGGCCGCGGCCGCCGTGTGGATAGGATAG
- a CDS encoding uncharacterized protein (EggNog:ENOG503NY2H; COG:S), with product MAPTKPKKKSTKDKARDRLRAKAAAVQSSNVNPRELLVQAVGMLEVGDAEGAAKVARTAYDHIGDNGRQAGAALSLLGQIHVELGEVDSARQFFLSAVKVDEDGSLPEDLGGGAEKFLWLAQLSEEGGQDSVGWFERGAAALRAQIQTLTDALESRPLTRGEQEVAINEKRRKLADTLCAVAEVYMTDLSWEDDAESRCEALITEAIMLAPEQPDTWQTVANVRISQSRTEEAKEALKRSLGLWTDLPPEDPGVPAFPSRVSLVRLLIEVGLEEQAIEVAGRLVDEDDLSVEAWYLGGYGKYMLGQKLKEVGQTGNADKWKSVWRSSRKWLIQSMRIFEAEEYEDERLGEHARELMGVIRDELGEALGDDLDEDVWEDTDDEDDVDTDMQ from the coding sequence ATGGCGCCGacaaaaccaaaaaagaagTCGACCAAAGACAAGGCAAGGGACAGACTCCGAgccaaagccgccgccgtgCAATCCTCAAATGTCAACCCCAGAGAGCTTCTTGTGCAAGCCGTCGGCATGCTCGAGGTCGGCGATGCGGAGGGCGCCGCCAAAGTCGCCAGGACAGCGTATGATCACATCGGAGACAACGGACGACAGGCTGGCGCCGCGCTGTCGCTTCTGGGTCAAATACATGTCGAGTTGGGAGAGGTTGACAGTGCTCGCCAGTTCTTCCTGTCTGCCGTCAaggtggatgaagatggttcGCTTCCGGAAGATTTGGGTGGCGGTGCCGAAAAGTTTCTTTGGCTTGCACAACTaagtgaagaaggtggtcaAGACAGCGTTGGCTGGTTCGAGCGTGGTGCGGCCGCACTGCGTGCCCAGATTCAGACACTTACCGACGCACTAGAGTCACGGCCCCTTACCCGCGGCGAACAGGAAGTTGCCATCAATGAGAAACGAAGAAAGCTGGCAGATACTCTCTGCGCCGTTGCCGAGGTCTACATGACAGATCTCAGCTGGGAGGACGATGCTGAGAGTCGGTGCGAGGCGCTGATTACCGAGGCTATTATGCTGGCCCCTGAACAGCCAGATACCTGGCAAACTGTCGCAAACGTACGAATCTCACAGTCACGAAccgaagaagccaaagaggCCTTGAAAAGAAGCTTGGGACTGTGGACAGATCTGCCGCCTGAAGACCCTGGGGTTCCTGCGTTTCCATCACGTGTCAGTCTGGTTCGGTTGTTGATAGAggttgggctggaggagcaAGCGATTGAAGTTGCCGGACGACttgttgacgaggacgatCTCAGTGTGGAAGCCTGGTACCTTGGTGGCTATGGGAAATACATGTTGGGCCAGAAgttgaaggaggtggggCAGACTGGCAATGCTGACAAGTGGAAAAGCGTGTGGCGTTCTTCGCGGAAATGGCTTATTCAATCCATGAGGATtttcgaggccgaggagtaTGAGGACGAAAGGTTAGGGGAACATGCACGGGAATTGATGGGCGTTATTAGAGACGAGCTTGGCGAGGCTTTGGGGGATGAtctggatgaggatgtttGGGAAGAcaccgatgatgaggacgatgtGGACACAGATATGCAATAG
- the GIR2 gene encoding Protein gir2 (EggNog:ENOG503NYCM; BUSCO:EOG09265K60; COG:S), with translation MGREDQIEEREVLDSIFPDEITDISETEYRISIVLDIPDDKEEPPIMLLTVRYPEEYPDKAPFLELSASQNAIPHPHLNIAEDKEQLLRRLDATIEENLGIAMVFTLVSTLKEAAEQLVLDRKAAIVKAHEEAVLAAEREENKKFQGTPVTRETFLKWRESFLKEMEEGRIREEEERLAELKKARIKEPIKLTGKQLWERGLAAAGQDEADDDTVIEEIQKLEVGEN, from the exons ATGGGGCGTGAGGATCAAAttgaggaaagagaggttCTGGACTCTATCTTTCCAGACGAGATTACAG ACATATCCGAGACTGAATACAGAATATCGATCGTCCTCGATATCCCAGACGACAAGGAGGAACCTCCGATTATGCTCCTTACTGTGCGCTACCCCGAGGAATATCCAGACAAGGCACCATTCCTAGAGCTCTCGGCGTCACAGAACGCAATCCCTCACCCGCACCTCAACATCGCCGAGGATAAGGAGCAGCTTTTACGGAGGTTGGACGCAACTATCGAAGAAAATCTTGGGATCGCAATGGTGTTCACTTTGGTCTCGACACTCAAAGAAGCCGCAGAGCAACTAGTGCTGGATCGAAAGGCAGCTATCGTGAAGGCACACGAAGAAGCCGTGCTGGCTGCCGAACGTGAGGAGAATAAGAAGTTTCAGGGAACCCCGGTTACACGCGAGACATTCTTGAAGTGGAGAGAGTCGTTCCTGaaagagatggaggagggcagaatcagggaagaggaggaaagactGGCCGAGTTGAAGAAAGCCCGGATAAAGGAGCCTATAAAGCTCACAGGAAAACAGCTTTGGGAACGTGGCCTCGCAGCGGCCGGGCAAGatgaggctgatgatgataccGTCATTGAGGAAATTCAGAAacttgaggttggtgaaaaTTAA
- the puf6 gene encoding Pumilio y domain member 6 (EggNog:ENOG503NUF7; COG:J): MAPNFSEPSVKRKVHHNDGSRAKKAKTTTGPKHKKVEPKTSESDGATFSDSDDGGAALKQGKTANGQATGKALEKGQTSREAHAKQKQLAQERKAGKPLADEVQRTKKLWERLRRKSHVPKEERQQLVDELFSIITGRIKDFVLKHDAVRAVQTAIKYSTPVQRKQIAKELQGAYAQLAESRYAKFLIGKLLVQNDTEIRDIIIPEFYGKIRKLINHSEASWILDDIYRGAATKEQKAHMLREWYGPEFALFKSGNKGEVTADLSKILAEEPSKRSTVLKYLCDMSNNLIQKKMTGFTMLHDAMLQYFLNLKPDSEELKEFVEVVKGDENGDLLKNMAFTKSGARLACLLLAHGSAKDRKQILKTYKDTFQLMSGDPHGHMILLAAYDLIDDTVLTSKSIFPEILGKIEDLDPGNITFMANDPNARIVSLYLFEGQSKSLFPSSHADDLELLSELHEIRKTTSKKDAEVRRKELVASMSPQMLAAVAAFGKELAATSFGCQFIADILLSSVGDKTAALEAVAATAAGEPNPALPEDADPPYPPPPHLSLTPHGGKLYKTLIAGGRFDRETGTVKRIEPPLNFADILYPVIKDHIMQWAVGPSSFTVLGLLEAPDFSSKKELLKLLKLEKKTLERAATAAETTAEGVKPKSKNKDNGSKSKSGGNQGARLLLEKLHA; the protein is encoded by the exons ATGGCGCCAAATTTCTCGGAACCTAGCGTAAAGAGAAAGGTGCATCACAACGATGGCAGCAGagcgaagaaggcgaagactACCACCGGGCCGAAGCACAAGAAAGTCGAGCCAAAGACTTCTGAAAGTGATGGCGCCACCTTTTCCGACTCGGACGACGGAGGCGCTGCTTTGAAGCAGGGGAAAACAGCGAACGGCCAGGCCACTGGCAAGGCGTTGGAGAAAG GACAAACCTCCCGCGAGGCTCATGCGAAGCAGAAACAGTTGGCGCAAGAACGTAAAGCCGGGAAACCATTGGCGGACGAGGTTCAGCGGACGAAAAAGTTGTGGGAGAGATTGCGCCGCAAGTCGCATGTGCCCAAGGAGGAGCGCCAGCAACTGGTCGACGAGCTCTTCTCCATCATTACCGGGCGCATCAAAGACTTCGTATTGAAGCACGACGCCGTGCGCGCTGTCCAGACGGCCATCAAATACTCAACCCCAGTCCAAAGGAAGCAGATCGCGAAGGAGCTTCAGGGTGCCTATGCGCAACTTGCTGAGAGCAGATATGCCAAGTTCCTCATCGGCAAACTCCTTGTCCAGAACGATACTGAGATTcgcgacatcatcatccccgagTTTTATGGGAAAATCCGCAAGCTTATCAACCATTCCGAAGCATCCTGGATTCTGGACGACATCTACCGTGGGGCAGCCACCAAGGAACAGAAGGCCCATATGTTGCGAGAATGGTACGGGCCCGAGTTCGCCTTGTTCAAGTCGGGGAATAAGGGCGAGGTCACGGCCGACCTGTCCAAAATTCTTGCTGAAGAGCCAAGCAAGCGGTCGACAGTCCTCAAATACCTCTGTGATATGTCCAACAACCTGATCCAAAAGAAGATGACTGGGTTCACAATGCTGCACGACGCCATGTTGCAATatttcctcaacctcaagccCGACAGTGAAGAGCTCAAAGAGTTTGTTGAGGTCGTCAAGGGTGACGAGAATGGCGATCTGCTCAAGAACATGGCCTTCACCAAATCTGGCGCGCGTTTAGCCTGCTTGCTCTTGGCCCATGGAAGTGCGAAGGACCGGAAGCAAATCCTCAAGACATACAAGGACACATTTCAGCTCATGTCGGGTGACCCTCATGGGCACATGATCCTGTTGGCTGCCTACGATCTCATCGATGACACAGTTTTGACCTCCAAGTCAATCTTTCCAGAAATCTTGGGCAAGATCGAGGACCTAGACCCGGGGAACATTACTTTCATGGCGAACGACCCGAACGCACGCATCGTGTCCTTGTACTTGTTCGAAGGCCAGTCCAAATCATTGTTCCCATCGAGCCATGCCGATGATTTGGAATTGCTCAGCGAGCTCCACGAGATCCGCAAGACTACGAGCAAAAAGGACGCCGAGGTGAGGCGCAAAGAGCTGGTAGCATCCATGTCCCCACAGATGCTGGCCGCCGTAGCGGCCTTTGGGAAGGAACTTGCGGCCACTTCGTTTGGTTGTCAATTCATCGCTGATATTCTCCTGTCGTCCGTTGGGGACAAGACTGCCGCCCTCGAGGCTGTTGCCGCCACAGCGGCTGGTGAGCCTAACCCTGCTCTCCCCGAGGATGCTGATCCTCCctaccccccaccaccacacctttCCCTTACACCTCACGGAGGCAAGCTGTATAAGACCCTCATCGCCGGTGGGCGGTTCGATAGGGAGACGGGAACCGTCAAAAGAATCGAGCCGCCCCTTAACTTCGCCGACATTCTCTACCCTGTCATAAAAGACCACATCATGCAGTGGGCAGTTGGGCCAAGCTCGTTTACAGTGTTGGGTTTGCTTGAAGCCCCGGATTTCTCGTCAAAGAAagagcttctcaaactcctcaagttggagaagaagactctTGAGCGTGCCgccactgctgctgagaCCACGGCGGAGGGTGTGAAGCCCAAGTCGAAGAACAAGGACAACGGCTCCAAGTCGAAGTCGGGAGGGAACCAAGGCGCAAGACTGTTGTTGGAAAAGTTGCACGCATAG